A stretch of Melospiza melodia melodia isolate bMelMel2 chromosome 24, bMelMel2.pri, whole genome shotgun sequence DNA encodes these proteins:
- the FOXJ1 gene encoding forkhead box protein J1, which produces MAWPGQALKAKGKLKCVEEDLDDSLPDLMWLRDFTVAQTGLPQLYSGSDPQDCYTMSESLFSLVDFESPCSPLAADPACKGTRHTPCTPVSSSTSSSSQHDPAVPPHLAGDIDYKTNPHVKPPYSYATLICMAMEASNKPKITLSAIYKWITDNFCYFRHADPTWQNSIRHNLSLNKSFIKVPREKDEPGKGGFWKLDPYYANRLKYGTYKKRRMSPVQIHPAFSGRAQAEARHVGSPASSSCSSNSLLEASVASQQLLKEFEESTSSQSWSPVGTKAGQKRKQPSPLPTAKAARLPSSALMTQEEQTELGSLKGVFDWETVFNTNLNGDFSTLVDMELPPSVNPVTCDLDWTGQGQHVECPQGQEQVVTESNQYSLDFNETLMATTFLEHPWDEGANDYLSNCVNIDQVFEDIDASLLADVINLSSLARLL; this is translated from the exons ATGGCGTGGCCAGGCCAGGCACTGAAAGCCAAGGGCAAATTGAAGTGCGTGGAGGAAGACCTGGATGACAGCCTGCCCGACCTCATGTGGCTGAGGGACTTCACGGTGGCGCAGACTGGCCTGCCTCAGCTGTACTCCGGCTCGGACCCGCAGGACTGTTACACCATGAGCGAGAGCCTGTTCAGCCTGGTTGATTTCGAGTCTCCGTGCTCGCCGCTGGCCGCCGACCCGGCCTGCAAGGGCACTCGGCACACCCCCTGCACTCCcgtctcctcctccacctcctccagcTCGCAGCACGACCCGGCTGTGCCCCCTCATCTGGCCGGGGACATCGACTACAAGACCAACCCTCACGTCAAGCCCCCCTACTCGTACGCCACCCTCATCTGCATGGCCATGGAAGCCAGCAATAAACCCAAAATCACCCTCTCTGCCATCTACAAGTGGATTACTGATAACTTCTGCTACTTCCGACACGCTGACCCCACCTGGCAG AACTCCATCAGGCACAACCTGTCCTTGAACAAGTCTTTCATCAAGGTGCCTCGAGAGAAAGACGAGCCGGGGAAAGGCGGATTTTGGAAGCTGGACCCCTACTACGCCAACCGGCTCAAGTACGGCACCTACAAGAAGCGCAGGATGTCCCCGGTGCAGATCCACCCGGCCTTCTCTGGGAGAGCCCAGGCAGAGGCACGGCACGTTGGCagcccagcctcctcctcctgcagctccaacAGCCTCCTGGAGGCCAGCGTGGCATCGCAGCAGCTGCTCAAAGAGTTTGAGGAGAGCACCAGCAGCCAGAGCTGGAGCCCCGTGGGGACCAAGGCGGGGCAGAAGCGCAAGCAGCCCTCGCCCCTGCCCACGGCCAAGGCAGCgcggctgcccagctctgccctgatgACCCAGGAGGAGCAGACTGAGCTGGGCTCCCTCAAAGGTGTCTTTGACTGGGAGACTGTCTTTAACACCAACCTCAACGGAGACTTCTCCACGCTGGTGGATATGGAGCTCCCGCCTTCCGTCAACCCCGTCACGTGCGACCTGGACTGGACAGGACAAGGGCAGCACGTGGAGTGTCCCCAGGGGCAGGAACAAGTTGTCACTGAATCCAACCAGTACAGCCTGGACTTTAATGAAACCCTCATGGCCACCACTTTCTTGGAGCATCCCTGGGATGAAGGGGCAAATGATTACCTCTCCAATTGTGTCAACATCGACCAGGTGTTCGAAGACATCGATGCCTCTTTGCTGGCAGATGTCATCAACCTGAGCAGCCTGGCACGCCTCTTGTAA